A genomic window from Candidatus Kouleothrix ribensis includes:
- a CDS encoding CAP domain-containing protein translates to MARSLCCLSVLVFALVVSAAFAAEPPAAQRPELAMNEAMAIYLGNLKRRADNQGPLRANRQLTGAARWFAWDSVENRPDPFCGHTDTQGHTAAYRAQAYGYRGHAGAENAFCAFLSAEDAVNGWMNSPPHRVNLLSATPRETGLGYYRRDSDGRGYVVQMFGDDPDYAPVVINNEAPSTASAQITLYAYNRVDNATFAGIGAARLMRIGTDACFSGAAWLPFTTEQPWSLAPGSGWRTLYVQTRDKMNRTATASDSIYLGSGAPPAELSLDQQSTTADSVKIYNLNGGALSQVQFSPGWIVDDTFSSFERLSGAGGRVSDPAALGGSAFQLGPGQASSAWVWTSDFVKNVPLVAYFRLKVDDNTSGAEIASFTIAGGGQTYGPLSLRGSDFTAAGAYQEFALPFTFNDNPNDGFLIFNFARSGGASLYIDAISIFTPPQPISGPTLVWPFPGGNYRGQGIQLRYSDAAGHFTAATEAQTTPDGIQAEADSQVLIAERDSPRHPHSVLTLAADCLGTAQLAAHSSAGWLQAHLSGNQLLIDANQAGLAPGRYTATITVDAPGIESVAPARVAVTLQVVEHLSIVFAPRAAR, encoded by the coding sequence ATGGCCCGATCGTTGTGCTGCCTGAGTGTGCTGGTGTTTGCCCTGGTGGTTTCGGCCGCATTCGCGGCCGAGCCGCCGGCTGCCCAGCGCCCCGAGCTGGCCATGAACGAGGCCATGGCGATCTATCTCGGCAACCTGAAGCGCCGCGCCGATAACCAGGGGCCGCTGCGCGCGAATAGGCAGCTCACCGGCGCAGCGCGCTGGTTCGCATGGGACTCGGTCGAGAATCGGCCTGATCCATTCTGTGGGCATACCGACACGCAGGGCCACACCGCTGCCTACCGCGCCCAGGCCTACGGCTATCGTGGCCACGCTGGCGCCGAGAACGCGTTCTGCGCCTTCCTCAGCGCCGAAGATGCCGTAAATGGCTGGATGAACAGCCCGCCGCATCGCGTCAACCTGCTCAGCGCCACGCCGCGCGAGACTGGCCTGGGCTATTATCGGCGCGACTCCGACGGCCGCGGCTATGTTGTGCAGATGTTTGGCGACGACCCCGACTACGCGCCGGTGGTGATCAACAACGAGGCGCCCTCGACTGCGTCGGCCCAGATTACGCTCTACGCCTACAATCGGGTCGATAATGCCACATTCGCCGGGATTGGCGCGGCGCGCTTGATGCGCATCGGCACCGACGCGTGCTTCAGCGGCGCGGCCTGGCTGCCGTTCACCACCGAGCAACCCTGGTCGCTGGCCCCCGGCAGCGGCTGGCGCACGCTCTACGTGCAGACGCGCGATAAGATGAACCGCACCGCGACCGCCAGCGACTCGATCTACCTGGGCAGCGGCGCGCCACCCGCCGAGCTGAGCCTCGATCAACAGAGCACGACCGCCGATAGCGTGAAGATCTACAACCTCAACGGCGGCGCGCTGAGCCAGGTGCAGTTCAGCCCCGGCTGGATCGTCGACGACACCTTCAGCAGCTTCGAGCGCCTTTCGGGAGCCGGCGGCCGCGTGAGCGACCCGGCCGCGCTGGGCGGCAGCGCCTTTCAGCTTGGGCCTGGCCAGGCCAGCTCGGCCTGGGTCTGGACGAGCGATTTCGTTAAGAACGTACCGCTGGTGGCCTACTTTCGCCTGAAAGTCGACGATAACACCAGTGGCGCCGAGATCGCCAGCTTCACGATCGCCGGTGGCGGGCAGACATACGGGCCGCTGTCGCTGCGCGGCAGCGACTTCACTGCGGCGGGCGCGTACCAGGAGTTCGCGCTGCCGTTCACGTTCAACGACAACCCGAACGACGGTTTTCTGATCTTCAACTTCGCGCGTAGCGGCGGGGCATCGCTGTACATCGACGCGATCTCGATCTTTACGCCACCACAGCCGATCAGCGGCCCCACGCTTGTCTGGCCGTTTCCGGGTGGGAACTACCGTGGCCAGGGCATCCAGCTGCGCTATTCCGATGCTGCCGGGCACTTCACGGCGGCGACCGAGGCCCAGACCACGCCCGATGGTATCCAGGCCGAGGCCGACTCGCAAGTGCTGATCGCCGAGCGCGATAGCCCACGCCACCCGCACAGCGTCCTTACGCTCGCGGCCGACTGCCTGGGCACGGCCCAGCTCGCGGCCCACTCGAGCGCCGGCTGGCTCCAGGCCCACCTGAGCGGCAACCAGCTGCTGATCGACGCCAACCAGGCCGGCCTGGCGCCGGGGCGCTACACTGCTACAATCACAGTCGATGCGCCCGGAATCGAGTCGGTCGCGCCAGCGCGGGTCGCGGTGACGCTCCAGGTGGTCGAGCACCTGTCGATCGTGTTTGCGCCACGCGCGGCCCGCTGA
- a CDS encoding MerR family transcriptional regulator, protein MNEHIKHLLSLPDTPRYNIKAVVQQTSVNISTLRAWEQRYGIPNPKRSEHGHRLYSQRDVAIIKWLRQCTEEGLAISQAVVMLREVDTTPSASDRVMVGVPAHTAPAPAGGNWYEIRAQLMECLDTVNLRQAHLLVNQICTMFPIDTVILDLFEPIMVRIGERWLDSEIGIAEEHMFSNFIRQRLLGLMQLHAPFAHGPRLICACAPEEQHELGLLMFALLMEQRGWEVVYLGQSMAYEGIEPFLKRLAPALMCISGSMVEHIPGMLELSRVVATLEPYRLRLAYSGQAFERYPELQARIPGIYLGTDLRLAVSRADQLGELVDPERWYTSLVTSNRL, encoded by the coding sequence ATGAACGAGCACATCAAGCACCTCCTAAGCCTGCCCGATACGCCGCGGTACAACATTAAGGCAGTTGTGCAACAGACGAGCGTCAACATCTCGACGCTACGGGCCTGGGAGCAGCGCTATGGCATTCCGAACCCTAAGCGCTCGGAGCATGGCCACCGCCTGTACTCGCAGCGTGATGTCGCGATCATCAAGTGGTTGCGGCAATGTACCGAGGAGGGGTTGGCGATTAGCCAGGCGGTCGTGATGCTGCGCGAGGTCGATACTACCCCTTCGGCGAGCGACCGCGTGATGGTGGGGGTACCCGCGCACACTGCTCCTGCACCGGCCGGCGGCAATTGGTACGAGATCCGCGCCCAGCTCATGGAGTGCCTCGACACAGTTAACCTGCGCCAGGCCCATTTGCTGGTCAATCAGATCTGCACCATGTTCCCGATCGACACGGTGATTCTGGATCTGTTCGAGCCGATTATGGTGCGGATCGGCGAGCGCTGGCTCGATAGTGAGATCGGCATTGCCGAAGAGCACATGTTCTCGAATTTTATTCGCCAGCGCCTGCTCGGCCTGATGCAGCTGCACGCCCCGTTTGCCCACGGGCCGCGGCTGATCTGCGCGTGTGCGCCGGAAGAGCAGCACGAGCTAGGTTTGCTGATGTTTGCGCTGCTGATGGAGCAGCGCGGCTGGGAAGTGGTGTACCTGGGCCAGAGTATGGCCTACGAGGGCATCGAGCCGTTCCTGAAGCGGCTGGCACCTGCGCTGATGTGCATCAGCGGCTCGATGGTCGAACATATCCCTGGCATGCTCGAGCTCTCGCGCGTGGTGGCTACGCTCGAGCCGTACCGGCTGCGGCTGGCCTATAGCGGGCAGGCCTTCGAGCGCTACCCCGAGCTACAGGCGCGCATCCCCGGCATCTACCTCGGCACCGATCTGCGCCTGGCGGTTAGCCGCGCCGATCAGCTCGGTGAACTGGTCGATCCCGAACGCTGGTATACGAGCCTGGTCACCTCGAACCGCCTGTGA
- a CDS encoding ABC transporter ATP-binding protein, whose amino-acid sequence MANLVIETAGLRKIYGAKVAVADLTLAVPPGEVFGFLGPNGAGKSTSVKMLLGLVAPSGGTARLLGATPGDQQVMARVGFLPEHFRFHEWLQARELLDVHARLYRIDAATRRQRITALLEQVGLAEHAARPIAGFSKGMLQRIGLAQALLNEPELVFLDEPTSALDPFGRMLVRTIIRDLKARGTTVFLNSHLLSEVEATCDRVSFIRAGRVLQTLRLADTAAGRLQVELRVDVVTPELIAALRGLAPDLQVRDAAPASGTLAEQPGTLIDLSLPNDDMLPTVAERTLESGARLYALTPRRMSLEQIFLEVVGSQDSGQ is encoded by the coding sequence ATGGCCAACCTTGTGATTGAAACCGCCGGCCTGCGCAAGATCTATGGTGCGAAGGTTGCAGTGGCCGACCTCACCCTGGCAGTGCCGCCGGGTGAGGTATTTGGCTTTCTGGGGCCGAACGGCGCCGGCAAGAGCACATCGGTGAAGATGCTGCTTGGCCTGGTGGCGCCTAGTGGCGGCACGGCCCGGCTGCTCGGCGCCACACCAGGCGACCAGCAGGTCATGGCGCGGGTCGGGTTCCTGCCCGAGCACTTTCGCTTCCACGAGTGGCTGCAGGCCCGCGAGCTGCTCGATGTACACGCGCGGCTGTATCGCATCGACGCGGCCACACGCCGGCAGCGGATCACCGCGCTGCTCGAGCAGGTTGGCCTGGCCGAGCATGCTGCCCGCCCGATCGCCGGCTTCTCGAAGGGCATGCTCCAGCGGATTGGCCTGGCCCAGGCGCTGCTGAACGAGCCTGAGCTGGTGTTTCTCGACGAACCCACCTCGGCGCTCGACCCGTTCGGGCGCATGCTGGTGCGCACAATCATTCGTGATCTGAAGGCGCGCGGCACGACGGTATTTCTCAACTCGCACCTGCTGAGCGAAGTCGAAGCCACCTGCGATCGCGTGTCGTTCATTCGGGCCGGGCGCGTGCTGCAAACGCTCCGGCTGGCCGATACAGCTGCCGGCCGGCTGCAGGTCGAGCTGCGCGTCGATGTGGTCACACCCGAGCTGATCGCGGCGCTGCGCGGCCTAGCGCCCGATCTGCAGGTGCGCGACGCGGCGCCGGCCAGCGGCACACTGGCCGAGCAGCCTGGCACGCTGATCGACCTGAGCCTGCCCAACGACGACATGCTGCCAACCGTGGCCGAGCGCACACTCGAGAGCGGCGCGCGGCTGTATGCGCTGACACCGCGACGCATGTCGCTCGAGCAGATCTTCCTTGAGGTGGTTGGCAGCCAGGATAGCGGCCAGTAG
- a CDS encoding helix-turn-helix domain-containing protein, whose protein sequence is MAPITINDVLRLALPPGTGVVAGSHGLQRQITWVVTPRATLPAFANLRGGELVLVSLAALAALDDHLTLASLVERLAAVPISAIGVIGDVPEAARAAAEAARMPLLSLPTTADLRESEREVQRLISDYEAQLERRAAQLSSLLNQRSLAGAGLAGLLELLTERTGRGVASYSTTGELRGLRARGSARVALQTLRPTEAGAGSQLGQAIWVQALGANGDRLGFLAIAGDALDEWDRQAVQQGATAIALELAKEQAVLAAEERLRGDFVQTVLAGPPSDTEALLRRGQELGYDLHRSHVALLCAISETDEPAAARLAGALNTTLGLLKLNAPTMRRADGLLCYLPLAGRTPRARDLAEQLRTHLLAEVPNIVIAIGKEANGVLAWPRSLREAEQALLLGRQLLDTSHVLDFGDLGVYRLLLLLRESPELWEFYRTTLAALADYDRKQHAELLKTLEAFFANLGNLARAADALHVHRNTLLYRLERVAEISGLNLDDAEDRLALWLALKAHRVLQTLDLDEGS, encoded by the coding sequence ATTGCGCCGATCACCATCAACGACGTGTTGCGCCTGGCTCTGCCGCCTGGAACCGGTGTGGTGGCCGGCAGCCATGGGCTTCAGCGCCAGATCACCTGGGTGGTGACGCCACGCGCTACCCTACCGGCGTTTGCAAACCTGCGCGGCGGCGAGCTGGTGCTGGTGTCGTTGGCCGCGCTGGCCGCGCTCGACGATCACCTGACGCTGGCCAGCCTGGTCGAGCGGCTGGCGGCCGTGCCGATCTCGGCGATCGGCGTGATCGGCGACGTGCCCGAGGCGGCGCGGGCCGCCGCCGAAGCGGCGCGCATGCCGCTGCTGAGCTTGCCCACCACCGCCGATCTGCGCGAGTCCGAGCGCGAGGTACAGCGCCTGATTAGCGACTACGAGGCCCAGCTCGAGCGGCGCGCCGCACAGCTCAGCAGCCTGCTCAACCAGCGCTCGCTGGCCGGCGCCGGGCTGGCGGGCCTGCTCGAGCTTTTGACCGAGCGGACTGGGCGGGGTGTGGCCAGCTACAGCACTACCGGCGAGCTGCGCGGGCTCAGGGCGCGCGGCTCGGCGCGCGTGGCCTTGCAGACGCTGCGGCCAACCGAGGCGGGCGCGGGGAGCCAGCTGGGGCAGGCGATCTGGGTGCAGGCGCTGGGGGCAAACGGCGATCGGCTTGGGTTCCTGGCAATCGCCGGCGACGCGCTCGATGAGTGGGATCGCCAGGCCGTGCAGCAGGGCGCCACGGCCATCGCACTCGAGCTGGCCAAAGAGCAAGCCGTGCTGGCGGCCGAAGAGCGCCTGCGCGGCGACTTCGTGCAGACGGTGCTGGCCGGGCCTCCTTCCGACACCGAGGCGCTGCTGCGCCGCGGGCAAGAGCTTGGCTACGACCTGCATCGCTCGCACGTGGCGCTGCTATGCGCGATCAGCGAGACCGACGAGCCGGCTGCGGCGCGGCTGGCCGGCGCGCTCAACACCACGCTGGGCCTGCTCAAGCTGAACGCGCCAACCATGCGGCGCGCCGATGGGCTGCTGTGCTACCTGCCGCTGGCCGGGCGCACCCCGCGCGCGCGCGATCTGGCCGAGCAGCTGCGCACACACCTGCTGGCCGAAGTGCCTAATATTGTGATTGCGATCGGCAAAGAGGCCAATGGCGTGCTGGCCTGGCCGCGCTCGCTGCGCGAGGCCGAGCAGGCGCTGCTGCTCGGCCGCCAGCTGCTCGACACCAGCCACGTGCTCGATTTCGGCGACCTGGGGGTGTACCGGCTGCTGCTGCTGCTACGCGAGTCGCCCGAGCTGTGGGAGTTCTACCGCACCACGCTGGCAGCGCTGGCCGATTACGATCGGAAGCAGCACGCCGAGCTGCTGAAGACGCTCGAGGCCTTTTTTGCCAACCTCGGCAACCTGGCGCGCGCCGCCGACGCACTGCACGTCCACCGCAATACGCTGCTCTACCGGCTCGAGCGCGTGGCCGAGATCAGCGGGCTGAACCTCGACGACGCCGAGGATCGACTGGCGCTCTGGCTGGCGCTCAAGGCCCACCGTGTACTTCAGACACTCGATCTCGACGAGGGCAGCTAG
- a CDS encoding sigma-70 family RNA polymerase sigma factor, whose amino-acid sequence MSSQIASVSYGVSESEEALLERLRHGDAAAFEPLFLEHYGRVYRVAYSLMGNREEAEDLAQETFLALYDRPPAGGHAPLVAWLCRVALNRGYNALRGQRRAQNRIERLAEPPVQIDPHSELVRAEERALVRAALAELPERQGKLLLLRYAGLSYAEIAAALGVAASSIGTLLARAERAFVERYELLQGPAHPHLHDTRTL is encoded by the coding sequence ATGTCCAGCCAGATAGCAAGCGTGAGCTATGGCGTGAGCGAATCGGAAGAAGCGCTACTCGAGCGGCTGCGTCACGGCGACGCTGCAGCATTCGAGCCGCTGTTTCTCGAGCACTACGGCCGGGTCTATCGGGTTGCCTACAGCCTGATGGGCAACCGCGAAGAGGCCGAGGATCTGGCGCAAGAGACGTTTCTTGCGCTGTACGATCGGCCGCCGGCCGGCGGGCACGCGCCGCTGGTAGCCTGGCTGTGCCGGGTGGCGCTCAACCGCGGCTATAATGCACTGCGCGGCCAGCGGCGCGCTCAGAATCGCATCGAGCGCCTGGCCGAGCCGCCGGTGCAGATCGACCCGCACAGCGAGCTGGTACGGGCCGAGGAGCGCGCGCTCGTGCGTGCGGCGCTGGCCGAGCTACCCGAGCGCCAGGGCAAGCTGCTGCTGCTACGCTACGCCGGGCTATCGTACGCCGAGATCGCAGCGGCGCTCGGGGTGGCGGCCAGCTCGATCGGGACACTACTGGCCCGCGCCGAGCGCGCGTTCGTAGAGCGCTACGAGCTGCTGCAGGGGCCGGCGCACCCACATCTGCACGATACGAGGACACTATGA
- a CDS encoding ABC transporter permease subunit, giving the protein MHTIRTITWLTFREAWRRRMVQVALVLGSLFLLLFGVGFRLIDGSMRNQGISALQLRFSYNLLLIAGLYVVHFLTVMLAIFASVDTIAGEIASHTIQAIVTKPVARWQIVLGKWCGYAAMLLVYLALLGGGILAIVYALAGYLPPNPAAVLLLALEALVLLSLSLLGGTFVSTLTNGVMLFMLYGVAFIGAWVEQIGALLQSHAAVNVGIVTSLVMPVEALWRRAAFLMQPQVASALPSPFGGTSPPSPAMVIYAGVYALVALGLALANFQRRDL; this is encoded by the coding sequence ATGCACACAATCCGCACGATCACATGGCTGACGTTTCGCGAGGCCTGGCGCCGGCGCATGGTTCAGGTCGCGCTGGTGCTGGGCAGCCTGTTTCTGCTGCTGTTCGGGGTCGGCTTCCGGCTGATCGACGGAAGCATGCGCAACCAGGGCATCAGCGCGCTGCAGCTACGCTTCAGCTACAACCTGCTGCTGATAGCCGGTCTATATGTCGTCCATTTCCTCACGGTGATGCTGGCGATCTTCGCCTCGGTCGATACAATCGCCGGCGAGATCGCCAGCCACACCATCCAGGCGATCGTCACCAAGCCGGTGGCGCGCTGGCAGATCGTGCTGGGCAAATGGTGTGGCTATGCCGCTATGCTGCTGGTGTACCTGGCGCTGCTGGGCGGCGGCATTCTGGCGATTGTGTACGCGCTGGCGGGGTACCTGCCGCCCAACCCGGCCGCCGTGCTGCTGCTGGCGCTCGAGGCGCTGGTGCTGCTATCGCTCTCGCTGCTGGGCGGCACATTCGTGTCGACGCTCACCAACGGGGTGATGCTGTTCATGCTGTATGGCGTGGCGTTTATTGGGGCGTGGGTCGAGCAGATCGGCGCACTGCTGCAATCGCACGCGGCCGTCAATGTTGGCATTGTCACCAGCCTGGTGATGCCGGTCGAGGCGCTATGGCGGCGCGCTGCCTTCCTGATGCAGCCGCAAGTAGCGAGCGCGCTGCCCTCGCCATTTGGCGGCACGTCGCCACCAAGCCCGGCCATGGTGATCTACGCGGGGGTGTATGCGCTGGTGGCGCTGGGGCTGGCGCTGGCCAACTTCCAGCGGCGCGACCTCTAG
- a CDS encoding light-harvesting protein, with protein sequence MPENVDFANDLVPAPWKRLFANEDWLIHRIVVQSTYAMVVIVLLAHALVWFWKPWLQ encoded by the coding sequence ATGCCAGAGAATGTAGATTTCGCGAACGACCTCGTCCCTGCACCGTGGAAGCGGCTGTTCGCCAACGAGGACTGGCTGATCCACCGGATCGTCGTCCAATCGACGTATGCGATGGTTGTGATCGTACTGCTTGCGCATGCGCTCGTATGGTTCTGGAAACCGTGGCTACAGTAG
- a CDS encoding zf-HC2 domain-containing protein, producing MTNCDDDGRLRAYLDGELPAIEYTRVAAHIAGCAHCHGRLAALRTTAARTRALLPPAAVPPEPRAALQAALARLPARDPGARSAPPLPRSDHMPVPHTVWQSRRAIFAGLATVLALASLLVLPPVRAAADALLSVFRVQRIVFVPVDPARIAQLQELQFNPGTLFVGKPSSTGDISRTVASAAEAAAATGRAVGQPASLPAAPQLSEFRLDGGGQVQFQINTAGARQLLDALDIRDISIPDTLGAAPVMIDMPVYVSAHYRGAGYDLTLHQGPSPNVTLPDGVELAQLGKAALRVLGMTPEQAELASRQINWNTTLLFPFPADTTSVRQVTVGGEQALLVSGGARRSLHGQLYWQHGDQLYMLQASGTGITAEADLVNMLLSTAESVR from the coding sequence ATGACCAACTGCGACGACGATGGCCGGCTGCGCGCATACCTCGACGGCGAACTGCCGGCGATCGAGTACACGAGGGTAGCCGCGCATATTGCCGGCTGCGCGCACTGCCACGGCCGGCTGGCGGCGTTGCGCACTACGGCGGCGCGCACGCGCGCGCTGCTCCCACCAGCGGCAGTGCCGCCCGAACCACGCGCAGCCCTACAGGCGGCGCTGGCCCGGCTGCCTGCCCGCGATCCCGGCGCCAGATCGGCGCCCCCACTACCAAGGAGTGATCACATGCCTGTACCTCATACTGTTTGGCAGAGCCGGCGCGCAATCTTCGCCGGGCTGGCCACCGTGCTCGCGCTGGCAAGCCTGCTGGTGCTGCCGCCGGTGCGCGCCGCAGCCGACGCGCTGCTGAGTGTGTTCCGCGTGCAGCGGATCGTGTTCGTGCCGGTCGACCCGGCGCGGATCGCCCAGCTCCAGGAGCTTCAATTCAATCCGGGCACGCTGTTCGTCGGCAAGCCCAGTAGCACCGGCGACATATCGCGCACGGTCGCCTCGGCCGCCGAAGCTGCCGCCGCAACCGGCCGGGCGGTCGGCCAGCCAGCCAGCCTGCCCGCCGCGCCGCAGCTCAGCGAGTTTCGGCTGGATGGCGGCGGCCAGGTGCAGTTCCAGATCAACACTGCCGGCGCGCGCCAGCTGCTCGATGCGCTCGACATCCGCGATATCAGCATCCCCGACACCCTTGGCGCGGCGCCGGTGATGATCGATATGCCGGTGTATGTGAGCGCGCACTACCGCGGCGCGGGCTACGATCTGACGCTGCACCAAGGCCCCAGCCCGAATGTGACCCTGCCCGACGGCGTCGAGCTGGCCCAGCTGGGCAAGGCCGCACTGCGCGTGCTGGGCATGACGCCCGAGCAGGCCGAGCTGGCCAGCCGCCAGATCAACTGGAACACGACGCTGCTGTTCCCCTTCCCGGCCGACACGACCAGCGTGCGCCAGGTGACCGTCGGTGGCGAGCAGGCACTGCTGGTGAGCGGGGGGGCGCGCCGCAGCCTGCACGGCCAGCTCTACTGGCAGCACGGCGACCAGCTGTACATGCTCCAGGCCAGCGGCACCGGCATCACCGCCGAGGCCGACCTGGTTAACATGCTGCTGAGCACCGCCGAGTCGGTGCGCTAG
- a CDS encoding light-harvesting protein: MRRSFDFRTNAILYTMLGIIMALVIHFVVLSSPRYNWLALVGG; this comes from the coding sequence ATGCGTCGTTCCTTCGATTTCCGCACCAACGCGATCCTCTATACCATGCTCGGTATCATCATGGCGCTCGTCATCCACTTCGTGGTCCTGAGCTCGCCGCGGTACAACTGGTTGGCGTTGGTTGGCGGCTAA
- a CDS encoding DUF507 family protein: protein MRLSEDKVRRIAERLHDELDQRGLLAYKEAPGNKAGAGRAGRVKEIYDFIVADLRKEEEIDAEVERILSTYSRELRGTERDVLFRKHKEEVARKKGYTL from the coding sequence ATGCGTCTTTCGGAAGATAAAGTTCGCCGAATCGCCGAGCGCCTGCACGACGAACTCGATCAGCGTGGGCTGCTGGCGTACAAAGAGGCGCCTGGCAACAAGGCCGGCGCCGGGCGCGCGGGGCGCGTCAAAGAGATCTACGACTTCATTGTGGCCGACTTGCGCAAGGAAGAGGAGATCGACGCCGAGGTCGAGCGCATCCTCAGCACCTACTCGCGCGAGCTGCGTGGCACCGAGCGCGATGTGCTGTTCCGCAAGCACAAAGAGGAAGTTGCACGCAAAAAGGGCTATACGCTGTAG
- a CDS encoding alpha/beta fold hydrolase, which yields MLARTLASALAALLVLAACAGAAASPTAVAPAPTPAGPPPTPAPRTVTFPAADGTILSGTLYGAGTSAVILSNMGDNDPAPWQAFAPLLAERGYTVLTYSFRFPARSPTFTSAMAQQSFDDLRAAITFVRASGARRVALVGASLGGMASAKAAASEHADALVVLAAPVDLDAFDFHVEAGELRAIDAPKLLIGSKSDTTVPFADTQRMYDLAGDPKQLYTYPGSAHGVKLLAGEHAADLRDRLIAFISAHVPSE from the coding sequence ATGCTCGCCCGAACCCTCGCCAGCGCGCTGGCAGCGCTGCTCGTGCTGGCAGCCTGCGCTGGTGCCGCCGCCTCGCCGACTGCGGTTGCGCCTGCGCCGACGCCGGCCGGCCCACCGCCCACCCCGGCGCCACGCACCGTCACCTTCCCGGCCGCCGACGGCACGATTCTGTCTGGCACGCTGTACGGCGCCGGCACCAGCGCGGTGATCCTATCGAACATGGGCGATAACGACCCCGCACCCTGGCAGGCATTTGCGCCGCTGCTGGCCGAGCGTGGCTACACCGTGCTGACCTACAGCTTCCGCTTTCCGGCCCGCAGCCCCACGTTCACCAGCGCCATGGCCCAGCAGTCATTTGATGATCTGCGCGCCGCGATCACGTTTGTGCGCGCGTCCGGCGCGCGCCGCGTGGCGCTGGTAGGCGCGAGCCTGGGCGGCATGGCCAGCGCGAAGGCCGCTGCGTCCGAGCACGCCGATGCGCTGGTGGTGCTGGCCGCGCCGGTCGACCTCGACGCGTTTGATTTTCACGTCGAGGCCGGCGAGCTGCGCGCGATCGACGCGCCCAAGCTGCTGATCGGCAGTAAAAGCGATACGACCGTGCCGTTCGCCGATACGCAGCGCATGTATGATCTGGCGGGCGACCCCAAGCAGCTCTATACCTACCCCGGATCGGCGCACGGCGTCAAGCTGCTTGCGGGCGAGCACGCCGCCGATCTGCGCGACCGCCTGATCGCGTTCATCAGCGCCCATGTGCCGAGCGAGTGA